One part of the Arabidopsis thaliana chromosome 1 sequence genome encodes these proteins:
- a CDS encoding PLAC8 family protein — protein sequence MAASQDKLDKMKLRQDYRNLWHSDLMGTVTADTPYCCISCLCGPCVSYMLRRRALYNDMSRYTCCAGYMPCSGRCGESKCPQLCLATEVFLCFGNSVASTRFLLQDEFNIQTTQCDNCIIGFMFCLSQVACIFSIVACIVGSDELSEASQILSCCADMVYCTSVFTSCDF from the exons ATGGCGGCGTCGCAAGATAAGTTGGATAAGATGAAACTTAGGCAAGATTACCGGAATTTATGGCACTCCGATCTCATGGGCACCGTCACCGCCGACACTCCCT ATTGCTGCATCTCGTGTCTGTG TGGACCTTGTGTGTCATACATGCTTCGGAGAAGAGCACTTTACAATGACATGTCAAG GTATACTTGCTGTGCTGGATATATGCCCTGTAGTGGAAGGTGTGGAGAAAGCAAATGTCCTCAACTTTGCCTTGCCACTGAG GTCTTCCTTTGCTTCGGAAACTCTGTGGCCTCTACCCGCTTTCTTCTGCAGGATGAATTCAACATCCAGACAACACAATGCGACAATTGCATAATT GGATTTATGTTCTGCCTCAGCCAAGTTGCTTGCATATTCTCTATAGTTGCTTGCATTGTTGGTAGTGATGAACTTTCCGAGGCTTCTCAGATACTCTCTTGCTGTGCTGATATGGTCTACTGCACGTCTGTATTTACTTCTTGTGATTTTTAG
- a CDS encoding PLAC8 family protein (PLAC8 family protein; LOCATED IN: membrane; EXPRESSED IN: 24 plant structures; EXPRESSED DURING: 15 growth stages; CONTAINS InterPro DOMAIN/s: Protein of unknown function Cys-rich (InterPro:IPR006461); BEST Arabidopsis thaliana protein match is: PLAC8 family protein (TAIR:AT5G41390.1).), with translation MAASQDKLDKMKLRQDYRNLWHSDLMGTVTADTPYCCISCLCGPCVSYMLRRRALYNDMSRYTCCAGYMPCSGRCGESKCPQLCLATEVFLCFGNSVASTRFLLQDEFNIQTTQCDNCIIGFMFCLSQVACIFSIVACIVGSDELSEASQILSCCADMVYCTVCACMQTQHKLEMDKRDGVFGSQPMGVPPAQQMSRFDQPVPPPVGYPQSYPPPAQGYPPASYPPPGYPQH, from the exons ATGGCGGCGTCGCAAGATAAGTTGGATAAGATGAAACTTAGGCAAGATTACCGGAATTTATGGCACTCCGATCTCATGGGCACCGTCACCGCCGACACTCCCT ATTGCTGCATCTCGTGTCTGTG TGGACCTTGTGTGTCATACATGCTTCGGAGAAGAGCACTTTACAATGACATGTCAAG GTATACTTGCTGTGCTGGATATATGCCCTGTAGTGGAAGGTGTGGAGAAAGCAAATGTCCTCAACTTTGCCTTGCCACTGAG GTCTTCCTTTGCTTCGGAAACTCTGTGGCCTCTACCCGCTTTCTTCTGCAGGATGAATTCAACATCCAGACAACACAATGCGACAATTGCATAATT GGATTTATGTTCTGCCTCAGCCAAGTTGCTTGCATATTCTCTATAGTTGCTTGCATTGTTGGTAGTGATGAACTTTCCGAGGCTTCTCAGATACTCTCTTGCTGTGCTGATATGGTCTACTGCAC GGTCTGCGCATGTATGCAG ACACAACACAAACTTGAGATGGACAAAAGAGATGGAGTGTTTGGATCGCAGCCAATGGGTGTGCCACCAGCTCAGCAGATGTCTCGTTTTGATCAACCTGTCCCTCCTCCAGTCGGATACCCTCAGTCCTATCCACCGCCTGCTCAAGGCTACCCTCCTGCATCTTACCCGCCTCCCGGTTATCCTCAGCATTAA
- a CDS encoding PLAC8 family protein, with translation MLRRRALYNDMSRYTCCAGYMPCSGRCGESKCPQLCLATEVFLCFGNSVASTRFLLQDEFNIQTTQCDNCIIGFMFCLSQVACIFSIVACIVGSDELSEASQILSCCADMVYCTVCACMQTQHKLEMDKRDGVFGSQPMGVPPAQQMSRFDQPVPPPVGYPQSYPPPAQGYPPASYPPPGYPQH, from the exons ATGCTTCGGAGAAGAGCACTTTACAATGACATGTCAAG GTATACTTGCTGTGCTGGATATATGCCCTGTAGTGGAAGGTGTGGAGAAAGCAAATGTCCTCAACTTTGCCTTGCCACTGAG GTCTTCCTTTGCTTCGGAAACTCTGTGGCCTCTACCCGCTTTCTTCTGCAGGATGAATTCAACATCCAGACAACACAATGCGACAATTGCATAATT GGATTTATGTTCTGCCTCAGCCAAGTTGCTTGCATATTCTCTATAGTTGCTTGCATTGTTGGTAGTGATGAACTTTCCGAGGCTTCTCAGATACTCTCTTGCTGTGCTGATATGGTCTACTGCAC GGTCTGCGCATGTATGCAG ACACAACACAAACTTGAGATGGACAAAAGAGATGGAGTGTTTGGATCGCAGCCAATGGGTGTGCCACCAGCTCAGCAGATGTCTCGTTTTGATCAACCTGTCCCTCCTCCAGTCGGATACCCTCAGTCCTATCCACCGCCTGCTCAAGGCTACCCTCCTGCATCTTACCCGCCTCCCGGTTATCCTCAGCATTAA